The following DNA comes from Hordeum vulgare subsp. vulgare chromosome 3H, MorexV3_pseudomolecules_assembly, whole genome shotgun sequence.
TTTGGCTGCCCGTCTTGGTGCAGTTCCTCTGAAAGCAAGCACAAGCCACGCACCGATGATGGTTCAGAACAAAGGAAACATGATTATTTTCATCCTGATGTTGTTAAGTTACCGTATGGTTGCATCTTCGTGCCAGCCTCTTCGAGCGTGTCAGCCGGCGACGACGGCTTCCTCGTCCTCCCGGGCGCCTTGGGCGAGTCCCTGGCAATGGCGGCCTGGATGGCCCCGAAGAATTCTATGAGCTCTTCTTTGCTGTGCTTCttgaccgccattcttgaaggtgAGTACCCGTTGGCTTCTGCTCTGACCGTCAATGAAGATGAGCACGGTAGAGAACCCCGTCGTGGAGCGCGATGGAGAACAATATCTGCAGGTGCTACCAAAATCAGCACTACAGACTTCACCGGCGAGGCGGTGAACGCAAAGAGCGTAAACACATTGACAATCACCTCTTTGGAGAGCAAATGATCCGGGGAAGATGACTTTTTGTAGAGGATTGCGAGAGATTTGGTGATGCTGCATGAGAATTGCTCCCATttcttctctcttcttcctctgccaAAGAACCGAAGCTGACCTCCTTGCTGTTCTCTAATGGAGTGAGAGTTGCGCTCTAACTCTGTGACTGTGAGTGCTCTATCCTCTTTCTCAGCCACACGGAGATGGTAAATGATCCAGGCATCGGGACTTTACGTAAACACCCTCATTAGAAAATGAGGACTCTTTTAGCATGTGTCATCTTGCCAGTTTTCTGGAATTTGAGGGGGCAAATGGCCAAAGAAGCAGCCTAATCCAGAAAGCTATCCACTGACCAAACTACGACGACAGCGCGAATTTCGCGGCAAAATTTTGAACTCCTCCCATGGCGACGCCCCCAGCCGCCTCCATTTCCAGCCACCTCCGAgccccgccgccatggccgcctccCAGGAGCACCAGCCAGAGAGCGCGGGTTCGGTGTAGCGTCCTCGCACCGTCGGGCCAAGTCTTGGAGGCGGCCGCCTCTCCTAGAGGCACCGAGAAATCGCCAAACTGGCCCCCGAGTTCCGACGTGAACCTGCAGATTCAGAGGCTGTGTCAGTCGGGTGACTTGGCCGATGCTTTGCGGTTGCTCGGCTCGGACGGGGTCGATGACCGGAGCTACGGCGCCGTCCTCCAGCTCTGCTCGGAGATGAGGTCGCTGGAGGGCGGGAAGA
Coding sequences within:
- the LOC123443090 gene encoding uncharacterized protein LOC123443090, translating into MGAILMQHHQISRNPLQKVIFPGSFALQRDIVLHRAPRRGSLPCSSSLTVRAEANGYSPSRMAVKKHSKEELIEFFGAIQAAIARDSPKAPGRTRKPSSPADTLEEAGTKMQPYEELHQDGQPNLEDMKVPELRDMARERGMRGYSKLKKGELIDRLRGAWSSDN